In Fusobacterium hwasookii, a single window of DNA contains:
- a CDS encoding RnfABCDGE type electron transport complex subunit D: MSTILKTGPAPHIRTAETVESVMYDVIIALIPAFAMAVYTFGVRALILTAVSVLTCILTEYLCQKALKRDIEAFDGSAILTGILFAFVVPAIMPLQYVVVGNIVAITLGKMVYGGLGHNIFNPALVGRAFVQASWPVAITTFAFDGKAGATVLDAMKRGLPLSDALIENTNQYIDAFLGQMGGCLGETSSLALLLGGAYLIYKKHIDWKLPATMIGTVFVLTWAMGADPLMQIFSGGLFLGAFFMATDMVTSPTTSKGRVVFGLGLGILISLIRMKGGYPEGTAYAILIMNGVVPLIDRYIRPKKFGGVSKNGK; encoded by the coding sequence GTGAGTACAATTTTAAAAACAGGACCAGCTCCTCATATTAGAACAGCAGAAACTGTTGAGTCAGTGATGTATGATGTTATTATAGCCTTGATACCAGCATTTGCTATGGCTGTATATACATTTGGTGTGAGAGCTTTGATACTAACTGCTGTATCAGTTTTGACTTGTATACTTACAGAATATCTATGTCAAAAAGCATTAAAAAGAGATATAGAAGCATTTGATGGAAGTGCTATATTAACAGGAATATTATTTGCATTTGTAGTTCCTGCTATAATGCCTTTACAATATGTAGTAGTTGGAAATATAGTTGCAATAACATTAGGTAAAATGGTTTATGGTGGTTTAGGACACAATATCTTTAACCCAGCACTAGTAGGAAGAGCATTTGTCCAAGCATCTTGGCCAGTAGCAATAACAACATTTGCATTTGATGGAAAAGCAGGGGCAACAGTTTTGGATGCTATGAAAAGAGGGCTTCCACTATCAGATGCATTGATAGAAAATACTAATCAATATATAGATGCTTTTTTAGGGCAAATGGGAGGATGTTTAGGAGAAACTTCTTCTTTGGCTCTATTACTTGGGGGAGCATATTTAATTTATAAGAAACATATAGATTGGAAACTTCCTGCTACTATGATAGGAACAGTATTTGTTTTAACTTGGGCAATGGGAGCAGATCCTTTAATGCAAATATTCTCAGGTGGATTGTTCTTAGGAGCTTTCTTTATGGCAACAGATATGGTTACAAGTCCAACAACTTCAAAAGGTAGAGTAGTTTTTGGATTAGGATTAGGAATTTTAATTTCTTTAATCAGAATGAAAGGTGGATATCCTGAAGGAACAGCTTATGCTATCTTAATAATGAATGGTGTAGTTCCTTTAATTGATAGATATATAAGACCTAAAAAATTTGGTGGGGTGAGCAAAAATGGAAAATAG
- a CDS encoding RnfABCDGE type electron transport complex subunit G, giving the protein MENRYIHFGIVLGLIAAISAGILGGVNDFTSKVIAENTKKIVNAARIEVLPEAADFKEEEAKEVEGIQYIPGFNAAGEIVGYVASVTEPGYGGDINFVVGINNDAKITGLNVVTSSETPGLGAKINEKEWQEHWIGKDATYEFNKSVDAFAGATISPKAVYTGVKRALNTYQNGVSK; this is encoded by the coding sequence ATGGAAAATAGATATATACATTTTGGAATCGTCCTTGGTCTAATAGCAGCTATATCAGCTGGGATACTTGGGGGAGTTAATGATTTCACAAGTAAAGTTATAGCAGAAAATACTAAGAAAATAGTTAATGCAGCAAGAATAGAGGTTTTACCAGAAGCTGCTGATTTTAAAGAAGAAGAAGCAAAAGAAGTAGAAGGTATTCAATATATACCAGGATTTAATGCTGCAGGAGAAATTGTAGGTTATGTTGCATCAGTTACAGAACCTGGTTATGGTGGAGATATTAATTTTGTTGTTGGTATAAATAATGATGCTAAAATAACAGGATTGAATGTAGTTACTAGTTCAGAAACTCCTGGATTGGGAGCAAAAATTAATGAAAAAGAATGGCAAGAACATTGGATAGGAAAAGATGCCACTTATGAATTTAATAAGTCAGTAGATGCTTTTGCTGGAGCTACAATATCACCTAAAGCTGTTTATACAGGAGTTAAAAGAGCATTAAATACTTATCAAAATGGGGTGAGTAAATAA
- the rsxE gene encoding electron transport complex subunit RsxE, translating into MKKLGVLTAGIFKENPVFVLMLGLCPTLGVTSSAINGFSMGIAVIAVLACSNGLISLFKKFIPDEVRIPAFIMIIASLVTVVDMVMNAYTPDLYKVLGLFIPLIVVNCIVLGRAESFASKNGVIDSILDGIGSGIGFTLSLTFLGSIREILGNGSVFGISLVPANFTPALIFILAPGGFITIGMIMACINIKKERDAKKKKVTKK; encoded by the coding sequence ATGAAAAAATTAGGAGTACTTACAGCTGGAATATTTAAAGAAAATCCAGTATTTGTTTTGATGTTAGGACTTTGTCCTACACTTGGAGTTACAAGTAGTGCAATAAATGGTTTCTCAATGGGGATTGCTGTTATAGCTGTTCTTGCTTGTTCAAATGGTTTAATATCACTTTTTAAAAAGTTTATACCAGATGAAGTAAGAATACCAGCATTTATAATGATAATAGCTTCACTTGTTACAGTGGTTGATATGGTTATGAATGCTTATACACCTGACTTATATAAGGTATTAGGATTATTTATACCTCTAATAGTTGTTAACTGTATAGTTCTTGGAAGAGCAGAAAGTTTTGCATCTAAAAATGGAGTAATTGACTCTATACTTGATGGTATTGGATCTGGAATAGGATTTACTTTATCTTTAACTTTCTTAGGTTCAATAAGAGAAATTTTAGGAAATGGTTCAGTATTTGGAATTTCATTAGTTCCTGCTAACTTTACACCTGCTTTGATATTTATATTAGCACCTGGTGGATTTATCACAATAGGTATGATTATGGCTTGTATAAATATTAAAAAAGAAAGAGATGCAAAGAAAAAGAAGGTGACTAAAAAATGA
- the rsxA gene encoding electron transport complex subunit RsxA: protein MSIGGLFSIIVTSIFINNIIFAKFLGCCPFMGVSKKVDSSLGMGMAVTFVITIASGVTWIAYRLILEPLGLGYLQTIAFILIIASLVQFVEMAIKKTSPSLYKALGVFLPLITTNCAVLGVAIINIQEGYNFIETVVNGFGVAVGFSLALLLLAGIRERLEYANTPKNFKGVPIAFITAGLLAMAFMGFSGMQI, encoded by the coding sequence ATGAGTATAGGTGGATTATTTAGTATAATTGTTACTTCAATATTTATAAATAATATAATATTTGCTAAGTTCTTAGGTTGTTGTCCATTTATGGGAGTTTCTAAAAAAGTTGACTCATCATTAGGGATGGGTATGGCAGTTACTTTCGTTATCACAATAGCTTCAGGAGTAACTTGGATAGCTTACAGATTAATATTAGAACCTCTTGGTTTAGGATATTTACAAACAATAGCTTTTATATTAATAATAGCTTCTCTTGTTCAATTCGTTGAAATGGCAATTAAAAAGACATCACCAAGTCTATATAAAGCACTTGGAGTATTTTTACCATTAATTACAACAAACTGTGCTGTTCTAGGGGTTGCTATAATAAATATCCAAGAAGGATATAATTTTATAGAAACAGTAGTAAATGGTTTTGGTGTTGCAGTAGGATTCTCACTAGCATTATTACTTTTAGCTGGAATAAGAGAAAGATTAGAATATGCAAACACTCCAAAAAACTTTAAAGGAGTTCCAATAGCATTTATAACAGCTGGACTTTTAGCTATGGCATTTATGGGATTTAGTGGAATGCAAATTTAA
- a CDS encoding RnfABCDGE type electron transport complex subunit B — MEAIMMPVAVLGITGVLMGLFLAYASKKFEVEVDPKVEAILAILPGVNCGACGYPGCSGYASGVALEGAKMTLCAPGGPKVAEKIGDIMGVAVEMPVKKKPAAKKPVEKKEAPKAQTGEPISASTEFIEKNKRMLNKFKDAFDAGDKEAYEKLENLAKTAGKDELLKYYEEIKTGKIIPDGSAPVVPSGDPISASAEFIEKNKRMLNKFKDAFDAKDKEAYEKLENLAKTAGKDELLKCFEEIKAGKIIASGSAAVPVKLESITATKEFVEKNKRMLNKFKDAFDAKDKEAYEKLENLAKSTGKDELLKYFEEIKVGKLVPDPTTMADASIAKEEVPKAVDSQKQEASYCSILGDGLCVPEQNEKVKEDLKKEAEPPKTAEELEKEKQAASYCSILGDGLCVPEENEQIVKQNLHQEIDKEMK, encoded by the coding sequence ATGGAAGCGATTATGATGCCAGTTGCTGTATTGGGGATAACTGGAGTATTAATGGGACTATTCCTAGCCTATGCTTCAAAGAAATTTGAAGTTGAAGTAGACCCAAAAGTAGAAGCTATACTAGCTATATTACCTGGTGTAAACTGTGGGGCTTGTGGATATCCTGGATGTTCTGGATATGCATCAGGGGTAGCTTTAGAAGGTGCAAAGATGACATTATGTGCACCTGGAGGACCTAAGGTAGCTGAAAAAATTGGAGATATAATGGGAGTAGCAGTAGAAATGCCTGTTAAAAAGAAACCTGCTGCTAAAAAACCAGTAGAAAAGAAAGAAGCTCCAAAAGCTCAAACTGGTGAACCAATTTCAGCAAGTACAGAATTTATTGAAAAGAATAAGAGAATGTTAAATAAATTTAAAGATGCTTTTGATGCAGGAGATAAAGAAGCTTATGAAAAATTAGAAAATTTAGCAAAAACAGCAGGAAAAGATGAATTATTAAAATACTATGAAGAAATTAAAACTGGAAAAATTATTCCTGATGGAAGTGCTCCAGTAGTACCTAGTGGAGATCCAATTTCAGCAAGTGCTGAATTCATAGAAAAGAATAAGAGAATGCTAAATAAATTTAAAGATGCTTTTGATGCAAAAGATAAGGAAGCCTATGAAAAATTAGAAAACTTAGCAAAAACAGCAGGAAAAGATGAGTTATTAAAATGCTTTGAAGAAATCAAAGCAGGAAAAATCATTGCTAGTGGAAGTGCAGCAGTTCCTGTTAAGTTAGAATCAATAACAGCTACAAAAGAATTTGTGGAAAAGAATAAAAGAATGTTAAATAAATTCAAAGATGCTTTCGATGCAAAAGATAAAGAAGCCTATGAAAAATTAGAAAATTTAGCAAAATCAACAGGAAAAGATGAATTATTAAAATACTTTGAAGAAATCAAAGTAGGAAAGCTAGTACCAGATCCAACAACAATGGCTGATGCTTCTATTGCAAAAGAAGAAGTTCCAAAAGCTGTGGATAGTCAAAAACAAGAAGCTTCTTATTGTAGTATTTTAGGAGACGGACTATGTGTTCCAGAGCAAAATGAGAAAGTAAAAGAAGACTTGAAAAAAGAAGCTGAACCTCCTAAAACAGCAGAAGAATTAGAAAAAGAAAAACAAGCTGCTAGTTATTGTAGTATCTTAGGAGATGGACTATGTGTTCCTGAAGAAAATGAACAAATAGTTAAACAAAATTTACATCAAGAAATTGATAAAGAAATGAAATAA
- a CDS encoding DUF3798 domain-containing protein has product MKMRKILFSLLMILMLIIVVACGKKEAPTEDANAQQQGATNEAVQDYHIGVITVSVSQAEDNFRGAEAVAKKYGLSTEGGKITVVTIPDNFMQEQETTISQIVSLADDPKMKAIVVADGVPGTYSAFKTIREKRPDILLFVNNNHEDPVQVSTVADVVVNADSIARGYLIVKTAKDLGATKFMHISFPRHLSYETISRRRAIMEQTAKDLGLEYIEMSAPDPLSDVGVPGAQQFILEQVPNWIKKYGKDIAFFATNDAQTEPLLKQIAANGGYFIEADVPSPTMGYPGALGIEFTDDEKGNWPKILEKVEKSVVEAGGSGRMGTWAYSYNFAGVEALTDLAIKSIESGDRDFTLDKLLASLDVATPGAKWNGSLMKNNNGVEVPNAFFIYQDTYVFGKGYMGVTSVKIPEKYSNLGK; this is encoded by the coding sequence ATGAAGATGAGAAAAATTTTATTTAGTCTATTAATGATACTTATGTTAATAATAGTAGTTGCTTGTGGAAAAAAAGAAGCACCTACAGAAGATGCTAATGCACAACAACAAGGAGCAACAAATGAAGCCGTACAAGATTATCATATTGGAGTTATAACTGTTTCAGTTTCTCAAGCAGAAGATAATTTCCGTGGAGCAGAAGCAGTTGCAAAAAAATATGGTTTAAGTACTGAAGGAGGAAAAATTACAGTAGTAACAATTCCTGATAACTTTATGCAAGAACAAGAAACAACAATTTCTCAAATAGTTTCTCTAGCAGATGACCCAAAAATGAAGGCTATTGTGGTTGCAGATGGAGTTCCAGGAACTTACTCAGCATTTAAAACTATAAGAGAAAAAAGACCAGATATTTTACTATTTGTAAATAATAACCATGAAGATCCAGTACAAGTAAGTACTGTGGCAGATGTTGTCGTAAATGCTGATTCAATAGCAAGAGGTTATTTAATTGTTAAAACAGCTAAAGACTTAGGAGCAACAAAGTTTATGCATATTTCTTTCCCAAGACATTTAAGTTATGAAACAATTTCAAGAAGAAGAGCAATAATGGAACAAACAGCTAAAGATTTGGGATTAGAATATATTGAAATGTCAGCACCAGATCCATTAAGTGATGTAGGAGTTCCAGGAGCACAACAATTTATCTTAGAACAAGTACCAAACTGGATAAAAAAATATGGTAAAGATATAGCATTTTTTGCAACAAATGATGCTCAAACAGAACCTTTATTAAAACAAATAGCTGCAAATGGTGGATATTTTATAGAAGCTGATGTACCTTCTCCAACAATGGGATACCCTGGAGCATTAGGAATAGAATTTACTGATGATGAAAAAGGAAATTGGCCAAAAATATTAGAAAAAGTTGAAAAATCAGTTGTAGAAGCTGGTGGTTCAGGAAGAATGGGAACATGGGCGTATTCATATAACTTTGCTGGTGTTGAAGCTCTTACAGACTTGGCAATAAAATCTATTGAAAGTGGAGATAGAGATTTCACATTAGATAAACTTTTAGCATCTCTTGATGTAGCAACACCTGGAGCTAAATGGAATGGAAGTTTAATGAAAAATAATAATGGAGTTGAAGTACCTAATGCATTCTTTATATATCAAGACACATATGTTTTTGGAAAAGGATATATGGGAGTAACTTCTGTAAAAATTCCTGAAAAATATAGTAATTTAGGAAAATAA
- a CDS encoding LexA family transcriptional regulator, with product MSFGKTLKRIRLKHKDSLRGLAKKIDLHFTFIDKVEKGTAPISKNFIENVVAVYPEEREILKKEYLKETLPEIFQKEEAIKIVSNSEVLNLPVYGKASAGRGYLNMDTPDYYMPILRGNFSRRSFFVEITGNSMEPTLEDGEFALVDPDNTTYSKNKIYVVTYNDEGYIKRLEMKDKLKIITLKSDNPDYDDIDIPEEMQEYFQINGRVVEVISKKKLL from the coding sequence ATGAGTTTTGGAAAAACTTTAAAAAGAATCAGATTGAAACATAAGGATAGTTTAAGAGGCTTAGCAAAAAAAATTGATTTACATTTTACTTTTATTGATAAAGTAGAAAAAGGTACTGCTCCAATTTCAAAGAATTTTATTGAAAATGTTGTAGCAGTTTATCCTGAAGAAAGAGAAATTCTAAAAAAAGAGTATTTAAAAGAAACTTTACCTGAAATCTTCCAAAAAGAAGAAGCTATAAAAATTGTTAGTAACAGTGAAGTTTTAAATCTTCCTGTATATGGTAAAGCTAGTGCTGGTAGAGGGTATTTAAATATGGATACTCCTGATTATTATATGCCTATTCTTAGAGGAAATTTTTCAAGAAGAAGTTTCTTTGTTGAAATTACAGGAAATAGTATGGAGCCAACTTTAGAAGATGGTGAATTTGCTCTAGTTGATCCTGATAACACAACTTATTCAAAAAATAAAATCTATGTAGTTACCTATAATGATGAAGGTTATATAAAAAGATTAGAAATGAAAGACAAATTAAAAATAATTACTCTAAAAAGTGATAATCCTGATTATGATGATATTGATATTCCTGAAGAAATGCAAGAATATTTCCAAATTAATGGTAGAGTTGTAGAAGTTATCTCAAAGAAAAAATTATTGTAA
- a CDS encoding adhesion protein FadA gives MKVKILLCSMLLLGSLSYAAEVDSVAQEVMSEVKNIEAEYQALMQKEAERKEEFKQEKETLEKEVQELKERQLGREELYAKLKEDSKVRWHRDEYKKLVKRFDEYYNKLEQKIADKEQQIAELTKLLEVLN, from the coding sequence ATGAAAGTAAAGATTTTGTTATGTTCAATGTTATTATTAGGTTCATTATCTTATGCAGCAGAAGTAGATTCAGTAGCACAAGAAGTAATGTCTGAAGTAAAAAATATTGAAGCAGAATACCAAGCATTAATGCAAAAAGAAGCAGAAAGAAAAGAAGAATTTAAGCAAGAAAAAGAAACACTTGAAAAGGAAGTTCAAGAGTTAAAAGAAAGACAACTTGGAAGAGAAGAACTTTATGCTAAATTAAAAGAGGACTCAAAAGTAAGATGGCATAGAGATGAATACAAAAAATTAGTAAAAAGATTTGACGAATACTACAACAAACTAGAACAAAAAATTGCTGACAAAGAACAACAAATAGCAGAATTAACAAAATTATTAGAAGTATTAAACTAA
- a CDS encoding FAD-I family protein has translation MKNKILFGTMLALLLVGSVSFADDDADKKRLLEEYDKMQAEKAKEAERLAKEQPQAVETTEVVAENGEVVATEGEQVAVAPKKAEKDMTESERMDVEVQRIKKRMLEINDKIENYNKTNEMIDNLEKNVGELERKVNY, from the coding sequence GTGAAGAATAAAATATTATTTGGAACAATGTTAGCATTACTATTAGTAGGCTCAGTTTCATTTGCAGATGATGATGCAGATAAGAAAAGATTATTAGAAGAATATGACAAAATGCAAGCAGAAAAAGCAAAAGAAGCAGAAAGACTTGCAAAAGAACAACCACAAGCAGTAGAAACAACAGAAGTTGTTGCAGAAAATGGAGAAGTAGTAGCAACAGAAGGAGAACAAGTTGCAGTAGCTCCAAAGAAAGCAGAAAAAGATATGACAGAATCAGAAAGAATGGATGTAGAAGTACAAAGAATTAAGAAAAGAATGTTAGAAATAAATGATAAAATTGAAAATTACAATAAAACAAATGAAATGATAGACAACTTAGAAAAGAATGTTGGGGAATTAGAAAGAAAAGTAAATTACTAA
- a CDS encoding OmpA family protein: MGKRKITTTIGIMLFLLVFSLPALAALTTTQMRENAIRINALELKNLDISTQVPKEMTIVLDERALNFDFDKSNVKAEYYDLLTNLKEFIEQNNYEVTIVGHTDSVGSNKYNFGLSRRRAESVKAKLIEFGLAEERIAGIEAMGEEQPIATNETKEGRAQNRRVEFKLVQRETAQEGTATPAVPAESENK, translated from the coding sequence ATGGGAAAGAGAAAAATCACAACAACAATAGGAATAATGTTGTTCTTATTAGTGTTTTCTTTACCAGCATTAGCAGCTTTAACAACAACTCAAATGCGTGAAAATGCGATAAGAATAAATGCATTAGAATTAAAGAATTTAGATATAAGTACACAAGTACCAAAAGAAATGACAATAGTATTAGATGAAAGAGCTTTAAACTTTGACTTTGATAAATCAAATGTAAAAGCAGAATACTATGATTTATTAACAAATTTAAAAGAATTCATAGAACAAAATAACTATGAAGTAACAATAGTAGGACATACAGATTCAGTAGGAAGCAACAAATATAACTTTGGACTTTCAAGAAGAAGAGCAGAAAGTGTAAAAGCAAAACTAATAGAATTTGGATTAGCAGAAGAAAGAATAGCAGGAATAGAAGCAATGGGAGAAGAACAACCAATAGCAACTAATGAAACAAAAGAAGGAAGAGCTCAAAACAGAAGAGTTGAATTTAAATTAGTTCAAAGAGAAACTGCTCAAGAAGGAACAGCTACTCCAGCAGTACCTGCTGAAAGTGAAAATAAATAG
- a CDS encoding dipeptide epimerase, with product MKITEVKLGIISVPLRVPFKTALRTVNSVEDVIVEIHTDTGNIGYGEAPPTGAITGDTTGAIIGALKDHIIKTLIGRDVDDFENLMKDLNSCIVKNTSAKAAADIALWDLYGQLHRIPVYKLLGGSRNKIVTDITISVNPPQEMARDAINAIKRGYDTLKVKVGIDPTLDVARLSAIREAVGKDCRIRIDANQAWTPKQAIKLLNQMQDKGLDIELVEQPVKAHDFEGLAYVTKYSNIPVLADESVFSPEDAFKILQMKAADLINIKLMKCGGIYNALKIISMAEIVGVECMIGCMLEAKISVNAAVHLACAKQIITKIDLDGPVLCLEDPIIGGAVFNEKEITVSNDYGLGIKGINGIKYID from the coding sequence ATGAAAATTACAGAAGTAAAATTAGGAATAATTTCAGTACCTTTAAGAGTACCATTTAAAACTGCACTTCGTACAGTAAACAGTGTAGAAGATGTAATTGTTGAAATCCATACAGATACTGGAAATATAGGGTATGGAGAAGCACCTCCTACTGGGGCAATAACAGGGGATACAACAGGTGCTATTATTGGAGCATTAAAAGATCACATTATTAAAACCTTAATAGGAAGAGATGTAGATGATTTTGAAAATCTTATGAAAGATTTAAATTCTTGTATAGTTAAAAATACTAGTGCAAAAGCAGCAGCAGATATTGCACTTTGGGATTTATATGGGCAACTTCATAGAATCCCTGTATATAAATTATTGGGAGGAAGCCGCAATAAAATTGTAACAGATATTACAATCAGTGTTAACCCACCACAAGAAATGGCAAGAGATGCAATTAATGCCATTAAAAGAGGATATGATACCTTAAAAGTAAAAGTTGGCATAGATCCAACATTAGATGTAGCAAGACTTAGTGCTATTCGTGAAGCAGTGGGAAAAGATTGTAGAATTCGTATAGATGCAAATCAAGCTTGGACACCAAAACAAGCTATAAAACTTTTAAATCAAATGCAAGATAAAGGTTTGGATATAGAGTTAGTAGAACAGCCAGTAAAAGCACATGATTTTGAAGGACTTGCCTATGTAACAAAATATTCAAATATTCCAGTACTTGCAGATGAAAGTGTATTCTCACCAGAAGATGCTTTTAAAATATTACAAATGAAAGCAGCTGATTTAATAAATATTAAACTTATGAAGTGTGGTGGAATTTATAATGCACTTAAAATTATAAGTATGGCTGAAATAGTTGGTGTAGAATGTATGATTGGTTGTATGCTTGAAGCAAAAATTAGTGTAAATGCAGCAGTACATTTAGCTTGTGCTAAGCAAATTATAACTAAGATTGATTTAGATGGACCAGTTCTTTGTTTAGAAGATCCAATTATAGGTGGAGCAGTATTCAATGAAAAAGAAATAACAGTATCAAATGATTATGGACTTGGGATAAAAGGAATTAATGGAATAAAATATATTGATTAA
- a CDS encoding DUF819 family protein: MVITNGFTYIAFLMCLAGCLLLLEKYSKWKIFNVVPALVFIYILNMAFCTMGLFDSEACSKAYSVLKNNLLYAMIFVMLLRCDFRKLAKLGGRMVAIFLACSLTLFIGFVVGYPIFKSSLGTDVWGAVAALYASWVGGSANMAAMQAALPVDAGAYSCALALDTVCYSVWIALLLLMVRYSSKWDNATKADTSKLQEIADIAAKEVEKEKKTANAADWVFLIGLSLMVSALSQMVGAYLQNTFASLGLEMFDKGTMTTVFVTVLGLVCALTPLGKLPAVEELSTIYLYAVVSLLASTASVVDLLTAPMWIVYGLFILVIHVVLMFVLSKIFHWDLCMVSTASLANIGGSASAPIVASAYNPSYAGIGVLMGVLGAAIGNFCGLGIGQILKMMS, from the coding sequence ATGGTTATTACTAATGGTTTTACTTATATTGCATTTTTAATGTGTCTTGCAGGTTGTTTATTATTATTAGAAAAATATTCTAAATGGAAAATATTTAATGTGGTTCCAGCTTTAGTATTTATTTATATTTTAAATATGGCTTTTTGTACTATGGGACTTTTTGATTCTGAAGCCTGTTCAAAAGCATATAGTGTATTAAAAAATAATTTATTGTATGCAATGATTTTTGTAATGCTTCTTCGTTGTGATTTTAGAAAACTTGCAAAATTAGGTGGAAGAATGGTAGCTATATTTTTAGCTTGTTCATTAACACTTTTTATAGGTTTTGTTGTAGGTTACCCTATTTTTAAAAGTTCTTTAGGAACAGATGTTTGGGGAGCAGTTGCAGCACTTTATGCTTCTTGGGTAGGAGGTTCTGCAAATATGGCAGCAATGCAAGCAGCTTTACCAGTAGATGCAGGAGCATATAGTTGTGCATTAGCACTTGATACAGTTTGTTATTCTGTTTGGATAGCATTACTTCTTTTAATGGTTCGTTATTCATCAAAATGGGATAATGCAACTAAAGCAGATACTTCTAAATTACAAGAAATTGCTGATATAGCAGCTAAAGAAGTTGAAAAAGAAAAGAAAACTGCTAATGCAGCAGATTGGGTATTCTTAATTGGGCTATCTTTAATGGTTTCTGCACTTTCTCAAATGGTGGGAGCATATCTTCAAAATACTTTTGCTTCACTTGGTTTAGAAATGTTTGACAAAGGGACTATGACTACTGTATTTGTAACTGTTTTAGGACTTGTATGTGCTTTAACACCTCTTGGAAAACTTCCAGCAGTTGAAGAACTTTCTACTATATACTTATATGCAGTTGTATCATTACTTGCTTCTACTGCTTCTGTTGTAGATTTATTAACAGCACCTATGTGGATAGTTTATGGACTATTTATCTTAGTTATACATGTGGTACTTATGTTTGTACTTTCAAAGATATTCCACTGGGATTTATGTATGGTTTCAACAGCATCACTTGCCAATATAGGTGGTTCTGCATCAGCACCAATAGTTGCTTCAGCTTATAATCCTTCTTATGCAGGTATTGGAGTATTGATGGGGGTTCTCGGAGCAGCTATAGGAAACTTCTGTGGGCTAGGAATAGGACAAATATTAAAAATGATGTCATAG
- a CDS encoding serine hydrolase, with protein MEKYIELKKEIEKIISQVDGKVCVNFYDLNKNNGFSINGSEKVLSASMIKLLILAELMKKISEDKFSLSDTIMMANFMKTEGDGVLKELNTGHHFTLKELATLMIIVSDNQATNILIDFLGMENINLLGKELGLRETFLERRMMDAEARKNGYDNYTSADDISLLLKLIYQEKLINKEASQLMLDILLKQQQGERLQRYLPTDIKIAHKCGDLDNLENDGGIIWFEDKVYILVVLTSRMSNLQCKQTIGKISKFVYDKMEESLE; from the coding sequence ATGGAAAAATATATAGAATTGAAAAAAGAAATTGAGAAAATTATTTCACAAGTAGATGGAAAAGTTTGTGTAAATTTTTATGATTTGAATAAAAATAATGGTTTTTCCATAAATGGAAGTGAAAAAGTATTATCTGCTAGTATGATAAAACTTCTTATATTAGCAGAATTGATGAAAAAAATTTCTGAAGATAAATTTTCTCTTTCTGATACTATTATGATGGCAAATTTTATGAAAACAGAAGGAGATGGAGTTTTAAAAGAATTAAATACAGGGCATCATTTTACTTTAAAAGAACTTGCAACTCTTATGATTATTGTAAGTGATAATCAAGCTACTAATATTTTAATTGATTTCTTAGGTATGGAAAATATAAATCTTCTAGGAAAAGAATTAGGATTAAGAGAAACTTTTTTAGAAAGAAGAATGATGGATGCAGAAGCAAGGAAAAATGGATATGATAATTATACTTCTGCAGATGATATTTCATTGTTATTAAAACTTATATATCAAGAAAAATTAATAAATAAAGAAGCTAGCCAGTTGATGCTAGATATTTTACTAAAACAACAACAAGGAGAAAGATTACAAAGATATCTTCCAACTGATATAAAGATAGCTCATAAATGTGGTGATTTAGATAATCTAGAAAATGATGGAGGTATTATTTGGTTTGAAGACAAGGTGTATATTTTAGTTGTATTAACAAGTAGAATGTCAAACTTACAATGTAAACAGACAATAGGAAAAATTTCTAAATTTGTTTATGACAAAATGGAGGAAAGTCTTGAATAA